ACCACCACGCGGCGGATGTACCGGCCGTTGGTGCTCGCCAGGCTATAGACCACCTGGATCGAGTCGCCGTTTTTGAGGCGGATCGTCAGGTTGCCCCAGCCGGAGTTCTGGACGGCCTTCAGGAAGACCACGTTTGAGTCCACCTGAACGTCAACCTGGTCATCACGGCCAGCCGTGATCTTGGCCACGCTGTCCGGAAGTTCCAGTTGCCAGGTTTCTCCCTGGTGCATCTTCAGCACCATCGGGTGGTCCTGCAGGTCCAGGGCGTTGAACCTGGTGGTTATGTTGCCGCCCAGCGTCGCGGCGGGTGGAGCAGCGAGCGACAGCGAAGTGGCAGATAGGAGGGACAGCACGAGCAGCGCCTTTTGCATGCCTTCACCGTAGGTGGAGGCAGGTTCACGCCAGAAAAAGAACCTCAAAAGTCAACACGTCGTGTTGAGGCCTTTGAGGTGACCTGGTCCAGGTCAGGCAACGTCGTTGCCTCTTCAGGATCAGTCGGCCCAGAGGGTCAAGTGACCGATCAGGCTGACGATCTCCAATGCGTTGTCCCGGTTCAAGTGGTGCTCGTGGCAGAACGCGTCCAGTGGCGGAGTTCCACTTTCCGCAGCTTCGAGCAGCTCCTTGAGGGAAATGGACATCGCAGTTTCCCAGAGTCCGGCGCGTGCCAGGGCACGGGCGGCAATGCTGGCTTCGCGGTGCAGCAGGGTTGTCTCGAAACGGCTCTCGACGTCCAGCTCGCTCGCCAGGGTGTCACCGTACAGCCGGTCATCGTCTTCGCTGCTGTGGTCCAGGGACCACATCGGCGCGTACTGCTGGGATTCCAGCAGCTCGGTAACCAGCTTCAGGTTCCAGTGCCGAGGCAGCTGTTCCTGCTTCACGGTGTACTGACTCGCGATCTCGCGCAGCACCAGGGCGGGTGTGATCATGGCCGGATCGACACCGTACGCCAGGAGCGCGGCGCGAGCGGCCCAGACCGTGCGGAGGCGTTGGTCAAGCTGCTGACCGCGACCTCGCAGGAACGCGACCCCCTTCGGAAGTTCAGCTCGGCTGGCCTCCTCGAAGTACTTCAGGAACGTGATCCCTGCCCGGGGTCTCCAGCGGTGAATGACCTCCAGGGCACCACTCGCCACGAAACTGAAGGCCTCGCTCCAACTGGAGAACTGCGGCGCGGCTTCCACGCTCACCTTGAGCGCGATGGGAGCGGCAAACCGCCAGAGATTCTCCACTGCGGCCTGCGCCTCGGTGCTCCACCCCTGGACATGCCTGAACCAGTCGAAACACGCCAGGGTGAGAAGATAGGGCGGCGTGCTTCCCCAGACGTCCAGCCAGAGCGTGCGCAGGTCCTTGTACGTGCTGATCACGTTGGCATGCCACACCAGGTCGGTGTTGGAGAGACGAACGTACTGCCGCCGAATCTCTTCCCGCATCAGCTGAAGCTGGTCCCGCAGGACCGCATCTGAAGTGGGCGAAACGTTCCCGGGGGTGGTGAACGTGTGGGCCTCCGCTGCGAGAGCGGAAGCGAAACCAAAGGGCCGACGCACCAGGTCCAACATCTTTCCCTCCTGAGTTTTTTGGTAAACGCAGAGGCAGCGTAACAGAGAACAAGTTTCCCCTCCTGCGTGAGCGGGAGGGGTGCGTTTACCAAAGTGCTCCGGTGGGGGAAACCCTCTGGTGAGGGCCAGTGTGCGGCGGATCAGGTTCCGCCGTCAACCCACAGCCCGGCGTTCCCAACTCGGCAGGTACCGGGTAGCGAGCGCCGTCAGGCCGGGCAGCAGGACACCCTGCGCCCGTTGCTGCCGCACAACCCTCAGTTCCGCGGCAATCACCTCCTGGGGCACCGCCAGCGCCGCGAAGAACGCCTCGACGCGGGCCGCCTCCCCCTGGGCCGTCCAGCTCGCGGCAACGCACCGCAACGCCTGCCGCTGCTCCTCCTCGTCCAAGTGCGGCCATACGCCGACCAGGCGGTCAGGCGTGGCGACTGGCTCCGGTTTTCTGGCTTTGACCCGGGCGGCACGGGTAAACGCCGAGTCCACCGACGCTTCCCACTGTTCCCTCGTGTACGGCTCGATCTCCCCCTTGGTGTTGTGCCCGGGAACCATCATGTGGAACGCCAACGCCTTCACTTCCTCGCGGCCCTGCCCACGGTCACGCAAGACCCGCGCGAGCCAGAACCCCGCGTTGTCGCGCCCGTACAGGGCGTTCACCAGGCGCAGTGCCTCGTCCACGGCGTCCTGGGTGGTGGCCAGTGGGGGAGACCCTCCGGTTCCAGCAAGGGCACGCGGAGGGTCAGGCCGGGCGGCTGGCGGTGGTGCCGAGGGCGGCACGGGGGGACTGAGCAGGCCCAGCAGCACTTGGGCGGGCACGGGCAGGAAGTCTGTCCCTTCCAGATCGGCCAGGGGGCGCCGCCAGGTGTACGGCCCGGCGCGGCTAACCGTGGGCGGGAGGATCGCGTATCCGCCGTCCGCCCGGCTGTCCAGCCCGGGGTAGGCCGCGCCGAGCGCCGTCATGCTCTTGCTGTTCAGGGTGGGGACGCGCCAGGGGGGCGCGGCGACGTGGACGTGCCACCCCCCGCTGCCGGTGCGGACATGGGGCCGCACGCCCCACCGCTGCCGGAGTTCGTCCCCGGACGCGCCGTCGAGGTCGATCACGACCCGCCCGGACCGCTGCCCGGTGACAAAGGCCAGCCCCTTGCCCGCCGGGTGCCGAAACCACGCCACCACCATGTCCTCGCTGGGCGGCTCAACCATCAGCGGGCGCCAGGAAGGCGCCCACCGGCCGGGGGACTTGCGGCTGGGTGCCCGGTGCCCGGTCTCCATCAGCACGAGGTGCGGCCTCTTGTCGTACGCCCCGCCCGCGTTCACGGGCATGACCACCAAGCCCGCGGCGTGGGCGGCGAGCGCGTCGTCCAGCAGCCTATTCGCCGACAATGGTCGGCTCCAGCTCGGTCGGCACCGGCCCCAACGCACCGATCATCTCCGCGAGGGCCGTGATGGTCGCCTGAGTCTCAGGGGTTGCGTTCAGCAGCAGGTCCAGGGAGGCCCGGGCTGTCATGACCGGTTCCACCCTGCGCTGCGTTGTCAGCTCGAGCGTGCGGACCGCCCGGTCATTGGGTTCGCTCATCAGCACTTGGAGGCGGCCGCCTACCAGGCGATATGGGTAGGCACGCAGCATCACCATCGTGTCCAAAGGCAGCAGGCTGAGCGTGCTGGGATCAGGGGCGCTGACTTCAGGGTTGACGTACTCGAAGCCGTTCAGGATGGCCTGCGCTTCGGCCGCCTGGGCCTCGGTAATCAGCCAGCGGGCGCGCCACTGGGCGATACTGCCGCCCGCGAAAAGACGCGCGCCCCGCCCAGTAGCGATGGCCAGTGCCTCCGCCTCGTCGAAGCGCTCGAACGGCAGCCGGGGGTACAGCAGCGCGGAGACGCGGCGGTACACGTCGGGCGGGACAAGCTCCAGGGCGACGTGGCTGCCCAGTTCATGCAACTCTTCCGCCCGCACTCCCGGGTCGTGGGTGAGCACGTGCAGGTGCGTGTACTGCCAGCGATGGGGGAGGACGCCGAGTCTGAGCGCCGCCCTGTGATCGAGGAGGTGGCCTTCGAGGCTCTTCAGGGCCTTGTGGTCGGGGTAGAACGGCCAGCCCAGTTCCCGCGCCATCTGGCCCCAGAGGTGCGCGGCCTGCTCTCCCAGAACGGCTGCGACGGCACCCAGGGGCGTTCCACCATCGCGCTCCAGAAGGCTTCTGGCCGCCGCGTGCGGCGCTTCTGGCAGGAAGCCGAGGGCGTGGAGCGTCTGGAGGTCGAAGTTCACGCGTGCCGCTCCCTGGCCGCGTCCGCGAACTGCATGCCGGCCATCAGCCGGGCGTGCTGCCGGAACAGCCCTGGGTGTGCTGCGCTCTTGGGTGCCTGGAACCGGAGCTGCTTACTGGAGATGATCTGGGCGAGTTTGATCATGTACGGCTTGAGGCCAGCCGCGTGTTCCTCGAGCACGGCCTCGGGCTCGGTCCACAGCCGGCGGGCATCCGGCGTCTGGTTGTGGATCTCGACGGTGCTCCCGGCGGGCAGGGTGGTGAAGGCCCAGCGCACGGCGTGCAGCTCCGAGAGCGTCAGGTCGTGGCCCTTGCTGGTGTTGCGCCAGGTGTGCAGCCGGCCATGCCCTGCCAGGACGGCACCGACATAGGCCTCCTGACCGTCGGTGATGCACCCGGTGTGAAGCTGGAAGTCGATCATGGGGGGCAGCTCCGGAATGCGGTGTTCGTGCAGCGCCTCGGCGTAGTCCGCGAACAGACCCACGCCGTTGATGCGCCGGGCCAGGGTGAGCGTCAGGTTGTGGCGCTTCAGGGCGCTGGCCAGTTCCGGCGGGCGCTTTCCCTGGCGGTCGGCGATCCGCACGTATTCGGCGTGTGGACTGTGCAGGGCGATGACGCCGTTGTTCGTGCACCGCTTGACCGCCTGCAGCAGCACGCCGCCGAGCAGCGCCTGCCGGTCCGGATTCGAAGGCAACTGGTACTGGAAGGAGCGTCCCGCGCCGCCCTGCGCGATCACTTCCGTCACTTCCACCCCGGGTGTGCCCGGCAGATTGCGGACCAGCAGCCACAGGTGCTGCGCCGGACGAGGAGCCTGTGGGGTTGGCACGGTGGTTGGTGCTGAGTTCGTCATGGACGGCGTTCTCCTGGGTGTGGAGAGGCGTCGCGGCGGCGGCCACGACGGGCTGAGGAGCGGGTGCGAGGGGTGCCGCGGGCCTGCCGAGTTCCCGAGCCATGATCCCCAGGACCTGGGCGACCACGTGAGCGCTGTGGGCCACGTGGACGTACACGCTGTACTTCGCGTCACGTCCGCCTTCGTTTTCCTGCACCAGGCCATACCGGGCGAGGTGTGCCAGGGCGCGCTTGATGCTGGCCCTGCTGCCCAACCGCTGGAGGTCGGGGTGGCTGACGAGCACGCGGCCCCAGCGCCTGAGCACCGTCAGCAGCGCGCCGGCGAGGTCCACGTCGAAGTCCTCGGGCTCACCCGTGGACGTTTCAGCCAGGCGGTAGAGCTTCTTACCCAGGCTGGGGCTTTCCACTACCGTGAGCGTGCCCTGTTCCACCAACCGGCCGAGGATGGTCGTGAGGGTGGTCTTGTCCAGCAGCAGGTCCGCGTACAGCCGGTTGTACGCCACGGGCTCCGTGCAGCTGGCCAGGTACGCGCGCACCCGATCCTCCAGGGCGCGCATCGCTTCCGCTTCACGTCCGGGCAGCATGAAGCGCCCGCCGTTGCCGCCGTGGCGTTGGATCAGCCCTTCCTCACACAGCTCCTTGGTGACGGCCGCCAGCGTGTCGTATCCCGCGCGGCTGACCCTGTTGACCTGCTCCCGCAGCTCGGCGAGGGAGAGGGATGGGTGGTCGGGGTCGTTCAGCACCGTCAGGACCGTCTGGCGGTGTGCGGTGCGGTGGTGCTCTCGGGCGGCTCCCATGCCGCGTACCGTAGGAAACGCCCTGTGGAATCTTGGCTAACTCTTGTGGAAACCTTGTGGAGCCACGTGACAGGCGTGTGATTTCAATTGCTTATGCTTCAGGCGTGGCCACCATGTTTCCTGACCTGAACCAACGCCTGGCGGCCGTGGTGGCGGGTTACCTGTCCGTCGGTTCGGGCCGGGAGCGGCTGTGGAGGCTGCCGGACGGCACCTATACCGCGCACTGTCCCAACTTTGCGGCGGGGGAGCGTTGGGAGGACCTGGAGCGCGGCCTGCATCAGGCCGGCATGCTGACGACGGTGCAGGCCCGTCTCGGCCAGGCGTTGGGGGTCCTGCATTCCACGGTGCATTGGCGTGACGCCCTGCTCATCATGCTCGACGTGCTGTCGGCGGACAGCCGACTGGCGCAGGCGGAAGGCACGGCGCTCGCAACCCTGGGGTTCGAGCCCGACCGTGCGGTGGACACCACTGACCGGCGCGTGGTCCTGGGGACGCTTCGCCGCGTCCGTGCCGTGCTGAGCCTCACGCAGCGACTGGCGTTCTTCGACCGGCCGACGTTCTGTCGTGACGCTGCCGGGCAGTTCTGGCTGGTCTGTCAGACGTATGCCGCTCACGCTGACGCGGCGCCGCTGCTCGATATCCTCGCCGCGCACGGCCTCGAAGGCCGGATGCTGGAGGTCTCGCCGTTCGCGCCAGCCGCCCGCCTGTTGATGATCCGCGCGGTGCCTGTCCCGGCAGCCCTGAGGTGATCCCTAACCGGCCGTCAGTGGGGGAACAGGATCTGGAGTTCGCGTTCGGTGTGCTGCACCTTGACGCTGTCGCCTAGCGCGCGGTGAATCTCGATGATCGTCCGCAGGATCTTCTCTGTGGGACTCAGGTGCTGCACGGCCTCGTAGTACCGCAGCGCCTCGGTAAAGGCGTGGCGCTCGAGCGCCTCGGCACCCAGCACCTCGTACGCGGCGCACAGAACATCCGGAATCTCCGTCTCGCGCAGGTCGGCCGCCCAGGCACTGTCGATCCCCGGCAGGAAGTCCGTGCCCTGTCCGAGGAGCTTGCGGAGCGCGAGGATATTCCTCATGCGGGTGGCCCGCCGCAACTCGTCGATGTCGGTGCGGACGTCAAGTTCGTCGTTGTACTTGTACCGGCGGGCGGCGTCCTGTACGACCGGGTCCCGTAGACAGGTGGCCCTGGCCAGCGACTGACGCACGGTGGACAGGGCGTTGCGGTGGTCCCCCTTTTTCTCGCCGATCAGGATGCGTTGCAACTCGCTGGCCGTCGCTGGCGGAACCAGGGCCATCAGGGCCATCAGTTCCTGGGCACGGGTCACGTTGCTGCCGATTAGTGGCAGCGGCTCGTCGTCAAGCGTGACCGTCAAGGTCCCCAGCGTCTTGATGGAGAGCCGGTGCCGCTGATCCTGCACCTGGCCGAACGCGAACTCCTGGAGTTCCGGCACGAACCAGCCTCGGCGCACGGCCTCGCGCAACACCGGGCGGGTGACGGCCAGGTCGGGGGAGAGGTAACGGCGGCTTTGCTGCTGGCGGTGCCGTTCCATGAACGTGCGGATGTGCTCCTCGGTGAGCATGCCCTGCTCATAGGCAATCAGGGCGCAGTACAGGCTGGCTCGGGCGGCCCACTCGCCAATCTCACCGGCATGGGTGGGTACGGCCCGGAAGTGCGAGGTGGCCTCCTCCTTGAAACCTTGTGCGTAGGCGCGCTGGCCTTGTTGAAACCGGATCAGCCCGCCCAGGGTGGTATTCTCCTTCAACTGTGGGTGCAGTTCCAGCAGGCTCTCGGCGAGTCCGAGGTGGCGGTCGGCGTCCACCTGATGGAATTGCGCACGCAGGGCCTCCGAGAGGAGGATCTCAGCCAGGTACTGCCGGTCGGGGCGGCCACTGACCCGCGCGCGCTCCACGGACTTCATGAAGTAACTCACGGCCTCCTCGGTCTGGCCTTCCTTCAGATACACCCCACCCAGAGCGAAGTACACGGACGTGAGGGACCGCGCCTGCTGCTCCTCAGCGATCTTCAGCGCCCGGTACAGCAGCTCTTTGGCCGGCGTCAGTTCATCCCTGGCGGCATGGAGGATCGCGGTGTTCAGCAGCGGGATGGGCAGGCGGCCCACCATGCCCAGACGCTCGAAGATCAGGTGCGCCTTTTTTGCGGCGTTCATGGCCTCGTCTACCTTGGAGAGGCGCAGGTACCCGACGTTGAGCCCGACCATGGCAATGCCCAGCGCTTTTTCTGCATTGTTCCTCTCGGCGAGCCGTGCCGCTTCGAGCAGGCGCTCGAGTCCTTGTTCGGAGTGCCCCATCTCGCGCAGAAGGTTGCCCTCGGCCGACATCAGCTCCAGTCGCTGTTCGACGCTGTAGTGCTCCAGGTGCTCTTTGGCCTCGTCGATCAACCCCTTCGCATCGAGCATGCGAGCCTGGAGAAACAGGCCGTGGGCGAGAGCCGGCAGCACCTGGACACGTGTTTCCGGACGTTCTGCAAGCATCTGGAGGTACGCCATCCCCGCCTGAAGCTGTTCGGTCTCGATGAGGGCGACGCCGTAATGCATCGCCAGGACAGGTGAGCGGGTGATGACCTCTTTCGGAAGTTGACCGAGCGCCTGACGCATCACCAGGAACTGGCCCCGACCCATGAGGGTCGGCGCAGCCCTCTCCGCCAGCTGGGTCGCCTCATCGGTCAGGTTGACGTTCAGCAGCAGCTGAAAGGCATGCAGGGGGCGGCCTTGCGCGAGCGCGCGCTCGGCCGCCTGCCGGTAGGCCAGTTGCCATTCTTTCGCGTCCCGTCGCAGTTGCTCTTCGAGTACACCCAGCACTACCGTGTGGGGATTGAACCCACCCTGACCGTTTTGCAGCAGTGGCCACCGCGCCATGAGCAGGGTGCCCAGCCAGTTGTCCGGCACGTCCAATCCCAGGGACTGTGGGAGGGAGTCGGTCCAGGTGTCGTATGGGGCCAGGTGCGGCAGGGTCCGCTGGAGGTCATGCGGCAGGGCCCGCAGCAGACCTCTGAGCAGCTCGGCGGCCGACTGCCCGTACGCGCCGGTGACGGCCAGCGCGACGCCAAGCGGCCAGCCGTGCAGTTGCTGAAGTGTGGCCGGATCGGGCGCACGAGGCGTGCCCGCCGTTAGCAGGCGCAGTTCGTCGTCGTCGAAGGCCAGTTGCTCCGGGCCAATCACCCTGACGTCCTGGGTGGCCACCAGGTACGGCACCTCAAAGGAGTCGAGTGTGCGTCCGGCAATGATCATGCGGTGTTGTGATGGGAGGGTCCGAATCAACTCCACCAGCCACGCCTCGCTGTCAGCACGCAACCGTTCGGCGTGGTCGACCAGGAACAGGGCGGGGGGCAGCCTGCCGAGCGTCTTGGCGGCCCGTTTTGCAGGCAGCGTCCGCTCGCCGTTGCCCTGGCGGAGTTCCCGTGCGACGTCAGGATGCGCGTCCAAAAGCGCTTCGGCAATCTCCTCGACCAGACTGTGGGCGTCCCCCTCGATCTCACGGAGATCCAGACAGAGGCAGAATTCAGCAGCCTCCGCAGCTTGGGCCATCAGGATGGTCTTGCCGTAGCCCGACGGACCGAGCAGCAAGACCACCCGCGGTGGATCTCGTTGCCAGAGCGCGCCCAGGAGACGCTCGCGTGGGATGAGTTTCATGGCCAGTTTCTTGATTGCCCGCAGTCATTCCAGGCGCAACCGGCAGGCACATCGCGTGCGGCGAACGCGCCACCGACCAGCCCGGAGAACAGCACAGCGAAGAGCATGATTCCCACATATCCAACGCCGATCAGGGCGGCGAGCCCGGCGGCGAACAGGGCGAGCAGCGTCGCCAGGACGTACCGGGTAAAGTCCAGAGCGACAAGCGTCAAGATCGTTAAGAGTAGCGGGAGGCGAGCGGCGCGAGAGGCAGTGTTCCAACTAGCTAACAGCTCACGCCAGCCGCCCCAGGGGCGAAACAGCGGCTGCAGCGCTGACGTGAGCGTGTATAGAGCCATGTCCGAGAGTTTAGGGAGTGTGCTGTTACCGCTGTTACCATACGCCAGGACACGTTTCTAAGCTCGGCCCTGTGGCGGCCTGGGGCTTCCGTCTAGCCAAACCTACAGGGGCAGCCGGATTGCCAGAATCTACCGCAGTATCGCCTCTGACCACGTCCACCAACTGAGGAATTGTGCATTTTCCCCGAACACGGCGCGTGCGCCTCCTGCTAGGCTTATCGACATCCCGCTCTGCTTTCGTCTCTCTGTCCTCGCTCCTCGAAGAGGTAAGCGTATGCGCTTTGAACAGAGCTTAGAACGTCAACTAGAGCTTCTAGACTTTGACTATGATAAAGTCATTCGCCAGCTTAGGGCAAAGGAATTGAAGGGGCCACTTACCGTAGAGGAAGTGGGACTTATGGGTATCAGCCAATTTCGACTGGGCCTCTTTCAGGAAGCCAAGCAATCGTTAGGATATGCAGCCGACCACGGAAACATAGAGTGTGCTATCGAGCTGTGTGGTTGCCGATTCGCCCTTTTTGAGTTTACTGAAGCCCTTGAGACGCTACACTTGCTGCGCTCCAGTTGCCACGGTTTCTTACACGGCATGGTCTTGAGGTGGACTGCAATTTTAGAGTGTTTCATGGGCAATGCCACTTACGGCGTTGGTTTGCTCACACGGGCCTACCGGGAGTTTCAGGCCGTGGGGAATAAGCGGGGAATGCAAATCGCCGCGAACATGCTCGGCGCGACCTTGCTTCTCTCTGGTGACTATCAAAAAGCAGAGTATTATATCAAGCACAGTTTTGACCTGTCCGATCCCAGTAAAGAACAGGCTCTTTGGGTAGACACCAGCCTCAAGCTTTTCATGGTGTACGCCTACACTGACCGGGTTGCCGAGGCAGGACGCACGCTGCATGAGATGCGCCGGTACGTCGCCAATGTGAGCAACCGGGCAAGCTCCTACTTTGGCCTCACACTCAAGCTGTGCGAGACCGTCATGAGCCGCCTGACAGGAAACCGTCTGACCTTTGCGACGAACCTCGTCAAGCTGCAAATGATCTTGAGCGACAAGTCACAGCGGCATGTTGAGGGCCTAGTATGGGTCGGCCCCTTGCTCCTCGATTCGATCAGCAAAATGGGGCAGCACGGCATAGCTCACAAGCTGATTGACAGGATGTTGCCTGACCCGAGCCTGCGCCCGACCAGCGTGCGAATCATTGAGGCGGTGATTTGGCTGCGTAAGGGCGGCTATATCGCCGCGATCAACAAGCTGGAACAAACGCTGGAGGCCGCCCGGGAGGGTGGGCAGCGCCTAGAGATCATCCGTTGTCATCTGTACCTTGCCGACGCCTTCTACAAGGCGGGTGCCCCCGCACTCGCTGTCCCCCACTTGGCCGAAGGGCTTTCTGCCCTGATCCGGTGGGGAGGGAACTTCATCGTTTACGACGACCTGGAAGGTATGAAAAGCGTCCTGCTGTACGGGCAGTCTCAGCCGGAGACGGCCGAACTGATTCGGGTGATTCGGGGCAAGGCCCCTGCGCCGCCCCAGGACCAGGCCCTATACCTCCGCACCCTTGGCCGCATGGAAATCAAGGGGAAGGGACAGGCCACGAAATGGCGCCTGGATGAGCGGGAGGTGCTCCTCATCCTGGCCTATCTCACCTTGCGGCCAAACGAAACCATCGAACAGATCGCCGAGTCGGCCCTGTCGGAAAAGTGGTTGGAGTCCACGGAGGCGGCAAAGGTCTACGTGCGGCAGGTCATCATGCTGCTGCGCCAGCAGTTCGGCAAGGATCAGCTTTTGGCTTCGCAGGAGCGTAAAAACGCCCCGGCCCGCTACCGTCTGTCCGACAACCTCAACCTGAAACTGGATGTGGACGCTGCTTACGAGGCGCTGGCGCGGGGCGATCTGGAGGGCATGTTCGAGCTGTATCAGGGGCCTTTCGCCGCTCGAAGTGATTCCGCCTTCGCCCGCGAGGTCAACGACAAACTTGAGGGCGCGGTGTACCAAGCCCTGCTGGCGGCTGCGAACGCAGCGCAGGATGCGGAGGCGCTCGCCAGCGTGGCCCGCTGGGTGCGGCGGATGATTAGCCTCGTGCCCGAGAACCCGGAAGTTGCCGAGCTGGCGAGGCGCCTTGATAAGCCACTGGCGCCGCTCGTGGAGGCGAACGGCGCCCTGGACAAGATTATCTAGCGGTGGCCCGGCAGCTTTACAGCCGTGTGATGGCCGCGCTGTCGTCGTAAAACCTTGGGCCCTCACCCTCCTCAACGACCAGATGCACCCAGTCGGCCAGGCAATAGTCCGTCAGCCAACGCTTGAAGGCCGCCGGGAACGCCCCTTCAGAGTAGACCGTGAACTGACGGCGCCCGGCCTGCTCTTGGATAGGGAACGGCTGTAGCCCTGCTTCAACGGCCTTGGCATGGGCGTCGTCCAGCGCGGACGGGTCGCTCTCTGGGCCTTGATAGGCGAGGATGATGTGCATAGCGAAGGTTAGCACTCCTCTCCTCACCACCGGATGATGACGCCTTCAGCCGCGAACCCCGGCCCCAGGGCCAACAGGACTGAGTTGGTGCCCGGCTGCACCTGCCCCTGCTGGAGCAGATGCTGGAGGACGAACAGCACCGTAGGACTCGACATATTGCCATAGTGGCGCAGGACGTGGGCGGACGCCTCCAGGCTCGGTCCAGCGGCCTCCAGAGCCTCCTCATAGGCGGTGAGAACTTTGGCTCCCCCAGGATGAAGCACCCACAGTCCCACATCGTCTTGGCTGAGGCCGTATTCAGCCAGCCCGTCCCGAATCAGATTCCCCAGTTCGCCGCGGAGCAGGTTGGGAATACTGCTCGCAAAGCGCACGCGCAGGCCCTCTGGTACCACGTCCCAGCCCATCACGTCATAGCTCTCCGGGAGCATCCGGGTGAAACTGCCCACGATCTCGGGGCCACCCTCGTGTCCCAGCACCACTGCAGCGGCTCCATCGGCAAACAGGCTGGAAGCCACCACGTTACTGGTGCTGTGATCGAGGGCATTGAAGGTGAGGCTGCACAGTTCCACCGCGACAACAAGCACACATCCCTTAGGTCGCAGGGTGGCGAGTTCCGCGCCGCGCGCCAGGCCCGCTGCACCGCCCGCGCAGCCTAGTCCCCAGATCGGCAAACGGGTGGCCGACAGCGGGATGCCGAGGCGCTGAATCAGGTAAGCCTCGGGACTAGGCGTAGCGATCCCACTGGTCGTCACCATAACGACAGCCTGAACCTGGCTGGCCTCGACGCCCGCCGCTGCGAGCGCAGCGCGCGAAGCCTCTTCCGCCATGTCCAAGGCCTGCTCGTGCCACTGAGCATTTCGCTCATCGAAGGGACGCTGGGTGGTGTACCACTCCACGTCATTCACCCAAAAGCGCCGTTCGATGCCGGTGTTCTCGTAGATTCGCAGGAGGCGCTCGCGGGAAGCATCGGACAACCCCGTGAAGTGCGTACGGGCGCGGTCACGGACACTGGTTTGAGCGAT
This DNA window, taken from Deinococcus carri, encodes the following:
- a CDS encoding bifunctional DNA primase/polymerase; its protein translation is MSANRLLDDALAAHAAGLVVMPVNAGGAYDKRPHLVLMETGHRAPSRKSPGRWAPSWRPLMVEPPSEDMVVAWFRHPAGKGLAFVTGQRSGRVVIDLDGASGDELRQRWGVRPHVRTGSGGWHVHVAAPPWRVPTLNSKSMTALGAAYPGLDSRADGGYAILPPTVSRAGPYTWRRPLADLEGTDFLPVPAQVLLGLLSPPVPPSAPPPAARPDPPRALAGTGGSPPLATTQDAVDEALRLVNALYGRDNAGFWLARVLRDRGQGREEVKALAFHMMVPGHNTKGEIEPYTREQWEASVDSAFTRAARVKARKPEPVATPDRLVGVWPHLDEEEQRQALRCVAASWTAQGEAARVEAFFAALAVPQEVIAAELRVVRQQRAQGVLLPGLTALATRYLPSWERRAVG
- a CDS encoding type III polyketide synthase, whose protein sequence is MHANILGVGTAVPAHTIAQTSVRDRARTHFTGLSDASRERLLRIYENTGIERRFWVNDVEWYTTQRPFDERNAQWHEQALDMAEEASRAALAAAGVEASQVQAVVMVTTSGIATPSPEAYLIQRLGIPLSATRLPIWGLGCAGGAAGLARGAELATLRPKGCVLVVAVELCSLTFNALDHSTSNVVASSLFADGAAAVVLGHEGGPEIVGSFTRMLPESYDVMGWDVVPEGLRVRFASSIPNLLRGELGNLIRDGLAEYGLSQDDVGLWVLHPGGAKVLTAYEEALEAAGPSLEASAHVLRHYGNMSSPTVLFVLQHLLQQGQVQPGTNSVLLALGPGFAAEGVIIRW